The following is a genomic window from Nitrosomonas communis.
TCACGCTTCCTGAAGAATTCAGACCACAATTGGATGACCTACTTTATAAACCAAATAAAAATACCATTGAATGGAAAGCGCTCGAAGCAGCCTGTACTGCCACCAAGCTCAGCGTTCCCAAATTATTGGAAAAATGTGGTGCCATCTCCTCTACCCACGATTATCACTTCAATCAATTTCTGCGAGAGCATTTCCCGGAAGGTATCGATTTCAATCTACCTGAAGTAGATAATATTTTTCGTGATTATGAAAATTTACCGATAGCAGAGGTAGCCGCTTTCAGTATTGACGATGCGACCACCACTGAAATTGATGATGCTTTCTCAGTTACCCCGCTCGCTCTGGGAAGCTTTCGTATTGGCATCCATATAGCAGCACCAGCCTTAGGCATTACCCCGGGTTCTCATTTGGATAAAGTAGCTGCAAAACGCCTTTCGACTGTTTATCTACCTGGGCAGAAAATTACCATGCTGCCTGAAAAAACGATCGATTTTTATACTCTCAGCGAAACACGATTATGTCCAGCCATTTCGCTCTATCTGGATGTAGCAGACGATTTTACCGTAACAGCTTCTCAAAGCCGCATAGAAAAAATCAGAATCGTCGCCAATCTACGCCACGACACCTTGGAACAACAGTTTAATGAAGATACCTTGAGAAAAAATCTCACAAATTACCCTTTTGCGAATGAGTTGAGTCTACTGTGGAATTTTTCGCGCAAAATGGAAATCTTCCGAGGCAAGGAAAATGACCTCAATAATGAAAAAATTGATTACAGCTTTTTTGTGGAGCAGGATCGCATTATTATTCAAGAGCGTCGACGCGGCTCACCAATCGACAGAGTTGTTTCTGAATTGATGATTTATGCCAATACTGAATGGGGCAAACAACTTGCCGATGCGGGAATCGCAGGTATTTATCGCAGCCAAAATGGGGGAAAAGTAAAAATGAGTCTTTCTCCAGCCCCTCATCAGGGACTCGGGGTGGCCCAATATGCTTGGAGCAGCTCTCCCATGCGCCGTTACATAGATTTAATTAATCAGCGGCAGCTTATCGCATTACTCAAGGATGCCATTCCACCTTATTCCAAAGAGAGCGATGAATTGTTGATATCCATGCGGGATTTTGAACAAGCTTATAGTATATATAGTGACTTTCAACGCGCTATGGAGCGTTATTGGTGTTTGCGCTGGTTGCTACAGGAAAACATTCAAGTGACCGGCGCACAAGTCATTAAAGAAAACCTGGTAAAGCTCGATCGCATTCCTTTCATCGTGCGAGTGTCTTCATTACCAGACCTGTTACCGGGCACAATTGTTAAGTTAGAATTATCCCAAATTGACTTGATTGAATGCACCTTGAATACACGATTTTTATCTAAAGAATAAGCTAGAAAATATATTGGGTGCCTCTAAAAATACAGAGTTTTAAACAAGACAAGGCGAGCACAAAAAATGTGGATGCAGCCTATCACTGATAGGTAAGGCAACTTTTTTGTGAACAACGAAGTATTGTAACGAGAGGGGTAAGCAGGCAATCCGCGAAGCGGATGCTCACAAATATGAATTTTTAGAGGTGCTCTATTTTTTGTTTATGAGATACTTTTCAGTTATCGTCAGTTATTCTATCTTTACTAAAAATCATAACACAAACGCTTGTGAGCAAAGGAAGCAAGACCGCATAATAATAAAAAACGAGTATCACGCATTCAGGTAAAACCACATTCCAAATGGTTAACCGAGAAATAAGCGTTTAAGCGTTCGCTAGTCCAGCTAGCGGGACGTACTGTAGGTTTGTTGACAAGCACTCATATGAGTTGATTAATTTTATCTAGCCGTTATTTGTTCTAAGATGTTAGATTACAGCCTTTCGATGCCTTATCCCGGGTCATCTTATCGACCCAAACGCTTCTATA
Proteins encoded in this region:
- a CDS encoding ribonuclease catalytic domain-containing protein, which codes for MNVFYEESGTFKVGAVLADNTTSLQVEASHGKRSKIKASAVLLRFEMPSLYEFMYQAQQVAADLDTDFLWECCTNSEEFSSHTLAADYFGHSPSPVEVAAIMILLNNSPMYFYKKGQGRYKAAPAEALRAALASQEKKRLEAEQQTRYKQQLSTFTLPEEFRPQLDDLLYKPNKNTIEWKALEAACTATKLSVPKLLEKCGAISSTHDYHFNQFLREHFPEGIDFNLPEVDNIFRDYENLPIAEVAAFSIDDATTTEIDDAFSVTPLALGSFRIGIHIAAPALGITPGSHLDKVAAKRLSTVYLPGQKITMLPEKTIDFYTLSETRLCPAISLYLDVADDFTVTASQSRIEKIRIVANLRHDTLEQQFNEDTLRKNLTNYPFANELSLLWNFSRKMEIFRGKENDLNNEKIDYSFFVEQDRIIIQERRRGSPIDRVVSELMIYANTEWGKQLADAGIAGIYRSQNGGKVKMSLSPAPHQGLGVAQYAWSSSPMRRYIDLINQRQLIALLKDAIPPYSKESDELLISMRDFEQAYSIYSDFQRAMERYWCLRWLLQENIQVTGAQVIKENLVKLDRIPFIVRVSSLPDLLPGTIVKLELSQIDLIECTLNTRFLSKE